Proteins found in one Lathamus discolor isolate bLatDis1 chromosome 7, bLatDis1.hap1, whole genome shotgun sequence genomic segment:
- the LOC136018236 gene encoding cullin-associated NEDD8-dissociated protein 1-like isoform X2, with protein sequence MAGASYHISSLLEKMTSTDKDFRFMATNDLMMELQKDSIKLDEDSEKKVVKMLLKLLEDKNGEVQNLAVKCLGPLVGKVKEYQVETIVDTLCTNMLSDKEQLRDISSIGLKTVISELPPTSTGSTMTANVCKKITAQLTGAIGKQEDVSVQLEALDILSDMLSRLGGTLYSFHSSILNCLLPQLTSPRLAVRKRAIIALGHLVLTCSGSIFSELTEHLLAELKRNESTSTTRTYIQCVAGISRQAGHRIGEHLEKIIPLIVQYCNVEDDELREYCFQAFESFVRRCPKEMDPHIPNVMGLCLKYITFDPNYNYDNEEEEEMMETENGEDEEQESDDEYSDDDDISWKVRRSAAKCLEAIVSSRHDLLQDFYKTLSPVLISRFKEREENVKADIFSAYISLLRQTLPIQSWLHVADASGKDDVPLRMLQNQVPNIVKALHKQLKEKSIKSRQGCFSLLTELANVLPGCLADHVPALIPGIVFSLADKSSSSNMRIDTLSFLHVLLCNHQPEVFHPHIKSLLPPVVTCIGDPFYKITSEALLVTQQLVKVIRPLDKSCTFDAKPYVKDVFPGTLKRLKAADIDQEVKERAISCMGQIIYSLGDHLSTDLQPTLKVFLERLKNEITRLTTVKALTLIASSPLKIDLRPILGEGFPILASFLRKNQRALKLSTLTALDILVKNYSDSLKPAMIESVLTELPALITESDMHVSQVAVMFLTTLAQVYPSCISKISGSVLAEILQLIHSPLLQGGALNAIIDFFHALVLTKAAPVGYAELLKQLTAPIYCSGAATAPMLHKQAYYSVAKCVAALSSACPKEAPATVNRFIQDVKSPKSSSAVKVLAFLSLAEMGRTTNLSAQRELKTVILEAFTSSSEEVKSAASYALGSVSVGNLKEYLPFMLKEIGSQPKRQYLLLHSLKEVISASPADGLKPYVEDIWTLLFKHCECTEEGTRNVVAECLGKLTLVNPSELLPRLKNQLPSGSPHARSTVVTAVKFTIADQPQPIDALLKGCIGDFLKTLQDPDLNVRRVALALFNSAAHNKPSLIRDLLPAVLPSLYNETKVRRELIREVEMGPFKHTVDDGLDVRKAAFECMYTLLESCLDRLDIYEYLNHVEDGLKDHYDIRMLTFIMLARLSTLCPSAVLQRLERLVEPLRATCSTKVKAGSVKQEFEKQDELKRSAMRAVAALLTIPEVEKSPVMAEFSSQIRSSPEMASLFESIQKDSASLPTSESMDMS encoded by the exons TCTGGGCCCGCTGGTTGGCAAGGTGAAGGAGTATCAGGTGGAAACCATCGTGGATACGCTGTGCACAAACATGTTGTCAGACAAGGAGCAGCTGCGGGATATCTCCAGCATTGGACTGAAAACAGTCATCTCTGAGCTGCCACCAACTTCTACAG GCTCCACCATGACAGCAAATGTGTGCAAAAAGATCACAGCCCAGTTGACAGGAGCCATTGGCAAGCAGGAGGATGTGTCCGTGCAGCTGGAGGCCCTTGACATCCTGTCAGATATGCTGAGCAG ACTAGGGGGAACACTCTACTCTTTCCATTCCTCCATCCTGAActgcctcctgccccagctgaCAAGCCCTAGGCTGGCAGTACGGAAAAGAGCCATCATTGCCTTGGGACATCTTGTCTTGACCTGCAGCGGAAGCATCTTCTCAGAGCTCACCGAGCATTTGCTTGCTGAGCTGAAGAGGAATGAGTCTACTTCTACTACGAGGACATACATTCAGTGTGTTGCTGGCATCAGCAGGCAGGCTGGACATCGCATAG GAGAACATCTGGAGAAGATAATTCCTCTGATTGTTCAGTACTGTAACGTGGAAGATGACGAGCTGAGAGAGTACTGCTTTCAGGCCTTTGAGTCTTTTGTGAGAAG GTGCCCAAAGGAAATGGACCCTCACATCCCTAATGTGATGGGGTTATGTTTGAAGTACATCACCTTTGACCCAAACTACAACTATGataatgaggaggaggaagagatgaTGGAAACTGAAAATGGGGAGGATGAAGAGCAAG aAAGCGATGACGAGTACAGTGATGATGATGACATCAGCTGGAAGGTCCGCAGGTCTGCAGCCAAGTGCCTGGAGGCCATCGTCAGCAGCAGGCATGACCTCCTGCAGGACTTCTACAAAACCCTTTCCCCAGTCTTGATAAGCAGATTCAAAGAGAGGGAGGAGAATGTTAAAGCTGACATCTTCAGTGCTTACATCTCCTTGCTGAGGCAAACGCTGCCCATCCAGAGCTGGCTGCATGTGGCTGATGCCTCTGGCAAAGATGATGTTCCTCTCAGGATGCTTCAGAACCAG GTTCCCAACATTGTCAAGGCCTTGCACAAGCAGCTCAAAGAAAAGAGCATCAAATCTCGACAGGGTTGTTTCAGCCTCCTGACAGAATTGGCCAATGTCCTTCCCGGTTGCCTGGCAGATCACGTCCCTGCACTCATCCCTG GAATTGTTTTCTCCTTGGCTGATAAATCCAGCTCCTCCAACATGAGGATCGACACACTGTCCTTCCTTCATGTTCTTCTTTGCAACCATCAGCCGGAGGTATTCCATCCTCATATCAAAAGCCTGCTACCTCCTGTTGTGACCTGTATTGGAGACCCCTTTTATAAGATCACTTCAGAAGCCCTGCTGGTTACTCAGCAACTTGTGAAAGTTATCAGGCCGTTGGACAAATCCTGCACTTTTGATGCCAAGCCTTACGTGAAGGACGTTTTTCCTGGTACTCTGAAGCGGCTGAAGGCAGCTGACATTGACCAGGAGGTGAAGGAGCGTGCCATCTCCTGCATGGGACAGATTATTTACAGTCTAGGAGACCATTTAAGCACTGATCTCCAGCCAACCTTGAAGGTATTTCTAGAGAGGCTCAAAAATGAAATCACCAGATTGACAACAGTCAAGGCATTAACCTTAATTGCTAGCTCTCCACTTAAGATAGATTTGAGACCCATCCTAGGGGAAGGTTTCCCCATTCTAGCTTCCTTCTTGAGAAAGAATCAACGTGCCTTGAAGCTGAGCACCCTGACTGCCCTAGACATCCTGGTGAAGAACTACAGTGACAGCCTCAAGCCTGCCATGATAGAGTCTGTCCTGACAGAGCTCCCTGCTTTAATCACTGAGAGTGACATGCATGTTTCCCAGGTGGCTGTCATGTTCCTTACTACTTTAGCTCAGGTTTATCCCTCCTGCATCTCCAAGATCAGCGGCTCAGTTCTTGCTGAAATCCTGCAGCTCATCCATTCGCCTTTGCTTCAGGGAGGGGCTCTGAACGCCATCATAGACTTCTTCCACGCTCTGGTGCTGACGAAGGCGGCCCCCGTGGGGTATGCggagctgctgaagcagctgacTGCGCCCATTTACTGCTCCGGTGCAGCCACGGCTCCGATGTTACACAAACAGGCCTATTACTCTGTTGCGAAGTGTGTGGCAGCCCTGTCCTCAGCCTGCCCCAAGGAAGCCCCTGCGACAGTGAACCGGTTTATCCAGGATGTAAAGAGCCCCAagtccagctctgctgtgaaggTGCTGGCTTTCCTCTCGCTGGCAGAGATGGGGCGCACCACCAACCTCAGTGCTCAGCGGGAGCTCAAAACTGTCATCCTGGAAGCATTCACGTCCAGCAGCGAAGAGGTGAAATCCGCCGCTTCCTACGCGCTGGGGAGCGTCAGCGTTGGGAATCTTAAGGAGTATCTTCCCTTCATGCTGAAAGAGATCGGAAGCCAGCCCAAGAGGCAGTACCTCCTGCTGCACTCTCTGAAAGAAGTGATCAGTGCCTCCCCGGCCGATGGCCTCAAACCCTACGTGGAGGATATCTGGACTCTGCTTTTCAAGCACTGTGAGTGCACAGAGGAGGGGACGCGCAATGTGGTGGCCGAGTGCTTGGGGAAGCTGACTCTGGTGAATCCCTCCGAGCTGCTGCCCCGGCTGAAGAACCAGCTGCCATCAG GCTCTCCCCATGCCCGGAGCACAGTGGTGACTGCAGTCAAATTCACAATTGCAGACCAACCTCAGCCCATCGATGCTCTCCTGAAAGGCTGCATAG GTGACTTCTTAAAAACCCTCCAGGACCCGGACCTGAATGTTCGCCGCGTGGCTTTAGCCTTGTTTAATTCTGCTGCTCACAACAAACCGTCTCTAATCCGCGATCTGCTCCCTGCAGTTCTCCCCAGCCTGTACAACGAAACAAAGGTCCGACGGGAACTCATCCGGGAG GTAGAAATGGGGCCATTCAAGCACACGGTGGATGATGGCCTTGATGTgaggaaagctgcttttgaatGCATGTACACactgctggaaagctgcctcGACCGACTGGATATCTACGAGTACCTGAACCACGTGGAGGATGGACTGAAGGATCACTATGACATTCGG ATGCTGACTTTCATCATGCTGGCTCGGCTGTCCACACTCTGCCCCAGTGCCGTGCTGCAGCGGCTTGAAAGGCTGGTTGAGCCACTTCGGGCAACCTGCTCCACAAAG GTTAAAGCTGGCTCTGTGAAGCAGGAGTTTGAGAAGCAGGACGAACTGAAGCGATCCGCCATGAGAGCCGTGGCTGCTCTCCTGACCATCCCTGAAGTAGAGAAAAGTCCAGTGATGGCTGAGTTTTCATCTCAGATCAGATCCAGTCCTGAAATGGCGTCGCTCTTTGAGAGCATTCAGAAGGATTCTGCCTCCCTCCCCACATCAGAGTCCATGGACATGAGCTAA
- the LOC136018236 gene encoding cullin-associated NEDD8-dissociated protein 1-like isoform X3 produces the protein MGKYRTSLSSVFILEMQLNGSVHHRAPESLGPLVGKVKEYQVETIVDTLCTNMLSDKEQLRDISSIGLKTVISELPPTSTGSTMTANVCKKITAQLTGAIGKQEDVSVQLEALDILSDMLSRLGGTLYSFHSSILNCLLPQLTSPRLAVRKRAIIALGHLVLTCSGSIFSELTEHLLAELKRNESTSTTRTYIQCVAGISRQAGHRIGEHLEKIIPLIVQYCNVEDDELREYCFQAFESFVRRCPKEMDPHIPNVMGLCLKYITFDPNYNYDNEEEEEMMETENGEDEEQESDDEYSDDDDISWKVRRSAAKCLEAIVSSRHDLLQDFYKTLSPVLISRFKEREENVKADIFSAYISLLRQTLPIQSWLHVADASGKDDVPLRMLQNQVPNIVKALHKQLKEKSIKSRQGCFSLLTELANVLPGCLADHVPALIPAGIVFSLADKSSSSNMRIDTLSFLHVLLCNHQPEVFHPHIKSLLPPVVTCIGDPFYKITSEALLVTQQLVKVIRPLDKSCTFDAKPYVKDVFPGTLKRLKAADIDQEVKERAISCMGQIIYSLGDHLSTDLQPTLKVFLERLKNEITRLTTVKALTLIASSPLKIDLRPILGEGFPILASFLRKNQRALKLSTLTALDILVKNYSDSLKPAMIESVLTELPALITESDMHVSQVAVMFLTTLAQVYPSCISKISGSVLAEILQLIHSPLLQGGALNAIIDFFHALVLTKAAPVGYAELLKQLTAPIYCSGAATAPMLHKQAYYSVAKCVAALSSACPKEAPATVNRFIQDVKSPKSSSAVKVLAFLSLAEMGRTTNLSAQRELKTVILEAFTSSSEEVKSAASYALGSVSVGNLKEYLPFMLKEIGSQPKRQYLLLHSLKEVISASPADGLKPYVEDIWTLLFKHCECTEEGTRNVVAECLGKLTLVNPSELLPRLKNQLPSGSPHARSTVVTAVKFTIADQPQPIDALLKGCIGDFLKTLQDPDLNVRRVALALFNSAAHNKPSLIRDLLPAVLPSLYNETKVRRELIREVEMGPFKHTVDDGLDVRKAAFECMYTLLESCLDRLDIYEYLNHVEDGLKDHYDIRMLTFIMLARLSTLCPSAVLQRLERLVEPLRATCSTKVKAGSVKQEFEKQDELKRSAMRAVAALLTIPEVEKSPVMAEFSSQIRSSPEMASLFESIQKDSASLPTSESMDMS, from the exons TGTTCATTCTAGAAATGCAATTGAATGGGTCAGTTCACCACAGGGCTCCAGAAAG TCTGGGCCCGCTGGTTGGCAAGGTGAAGGAGTATCAGGTGGAAACCATCGTGGATACGCTGTGCACAAACATGTTGTCAGACAAGGAGCAGCTGCGGGATATCTCCAGCATTGGACTGAAAACAGTCATCTCTGAGCTGCCACCAACTTCTACAG GCTCCACCATGACAGCAAATGTGTGCAAAAAGATCACAGCCCAGTTGACAGGAGCCATTGGCAAGCAGGAGGATGTGTCCGTGCAGCTGGAGGCCCTTGACATCCTGTCAGATATGCTGAGCAG ACTAGGGGGAACACTCTACTCTTTCCATTCCTCCATCCTGAActgcctcctgccccagctgaCAAGCCCTAGGCTGGCAGTACGGAAAAGAGCCATCATTGCCTTGGGACATCTTGTCTTGACCTGCAGCGGAAGCATCTTCTCAGAGCTCACCGAGCATTTGCTTGCTGAGCTGAAGAGGAATGAGTCTACTTCTACTACGAGGACATACATTCAGTGTGTTGCTGGCATCAGCAGGCAGGCTGGACATCGCATAG GAGAACATCTGGAGAAGATAATTCCTCTGATTGTTCAGTACTGTAACGTGGAAGATGACGAGCTGAGAGAGTACTGCTTTCAGGCCTTTGAGTCTTTTGTGAGAAG GTGCCCAAAGGAAATGGACCCTCACATCCCTAATGTGATGGGGTTATGTTTGAAGTACATCACCTTTGACCCAAACTACAACTATGataatgaggaggaggaagagatgaTGGAAACTGAAAATGGGGAGGATGAAGAGCAAG aAAGCGATGACGAGTACAGTGATGATGATGACATCAGCTGGAAGGTCCGCAGGTCTGCAGCCAAGTGCCTGGAGGCCATCGTCAGCAGCAGGCATGACCTCCTGCAGGACTTCTACAAAACCCTTTCCCCAGTCTTGATAAGCAGATTCAAAGAGAGGGAGGAGAATGTTAAAGCTGACATCTTCAGTGCTTACATCTCCTTGCTGAGGCAAACGCTGCCCATCCAGAGCTGGCTGCATGTGGCTGATGCCTCTGGCAAAGATGATGTTCCTCTCAGGATGCTTCAGAACCAG GTTCCCAACATTGTCAAGGCCTTGCACAAGCAGCTCAAAGAAAAGAGCATCAAATCTCGACAGGGTTGTTTCAGCCTCCTGACAGAATTGGCCAATGTCCTTCCCGGTTGCCTGGCAGATCACGTCCCTGCACTCATCCCTG CAGGAATTGTTTTCTCCTTGGCTGATAAATCCAGCTCCTCCAACATGAGGATCGACACACTGTCCTTCCTTCATGTTCTTCTTTGCAACCATCAGCCGGAGGTATTCCATCCTCATATCAAAAGCCTGCTACCTCCTGTTGTGACCTGTATTGGAGACCCCTTTTATAAGATCACTTCAGAAGCCCTGCTGGTTACTCAGCAACTTGTGAAAGTTATCAGGCCGTTGGACAAATCCTGCACTTTTGATGCCAAGCCTTACGTGAAGGACGTTTTTCCTGGTACTCTGAAGCGGCTGAAGGCAGCTGACATTGACCAGGAGGTGAAGGAGCGTGCCATCTCCTGCATGGGACAGATTATTTACAGTCTAGGAGACCATTTAAGCACTGATCTCCAGCCAACCTTGAAGGTATTTCTAGAGAGGCTCAAAAATGAAATCACCAGATTGACAACAGTCAAGGCATTAACCTTAATTGCTAGCTCTCCACTTAAGATAGATTTGAGACCCATCCTAGGGGAAGGTTTCCCCATTCTAGCTTCCTTCTTGAGAAAGAATCAACGTGCCTTGAAGCTGAGCACCCTGACTGCCCTAGACATCCTGGTGAAGAACTACAGTGACAGCCTCAAGCCTGCCATGATAGAGTCTGTCCTGACAGAGCTCCCTGCTTTAATCACTGAGAGTGACATGCATGTTTCCCAGGTGGCTGTCATGTTCCTTACTACTTTAGCTCAGGTTTATCCCTCCTGCATCTCCAAGATCAGCGGCTCAGTTCTTGCTGAAATCCTGCAGCTCATCCATTCGCCTTTGCTTCAGGGAGGGGCTCTGAACGCCATCATAGACTTCTTCCACGCTCTGGTGCTGACGAAGGCGGCCCCCGTGGGGTATGCggagctgctgaagcagctgacTGCGCCCATTTACTGCTCCGGTGCAGCCACGGCTCCGATGTTACACAAACAGGCCTATTACTCTGTTGCGAAGTGTGTGGCAGCCCTGTCCTCAGCCTGCCCCAAGGAAGCCCCTGCGACAGTGAACCGGTTTATCCAGGATGTAAAGAGCCCCAagtccagctctgctgtgaaggTGCTGGCTTTCCTCTCGCTGGCAGAGATGGGGCGCACCACCAACCTCAGTGCTCAGCGGGAGCTCAAAACTGTCATCCTGGAAGCATTCACGTCCAGCAGCGAAGAGGTGAAATCCGCCGCTTCCTACGCGCTGGGGAGCGTCAGCGTTGGGAATCTTAAGGAGTATCTTCCCTTCATGCTGAAAGAGATCGGAAGCCAGCCCAAGAGGCAGTACCTCCTGCTGCACTCTCTGAAAGAAGTGATCAGTGCCTCCCCGGCCGATGGCCTCAAACCCTACGTGGAGGATATCTGGACTCTGCTTTTCAAGCACTGTGAGTGCACAGAGGAGGGGACGCGCAATGTGGTGGCCGAGTGCTTGGGGAAGCTGACTCTGGTGAATCCCTCCGAGCTGCTGCCCCGGCTGAAGAACCAGCTGCCATCAG GCTCTCCCCATGCCCGGAGCACAGTGGTGACTGCAGTCAAATTCACAATTGCAGACCAACCTCAGCCCATCGATGCTCTCCTGAAAGGCTGCATAG GTGACTTCTTAAAAACCCTCCAGGACCCGGACCTGAATGTTCGCCGCGTGGCTTTAGCCTTGTTTAATTCTGCTGCTCACAACAAACCGTCTCTAATCCGCGATCTGCTCCCTGCAGTTCTCCCCAGCCTGTACAACGAAACAAAGGTCCGACGGGAACTCATCCGGGAG GTAGAAATGGGGCCATTCAAGCACACGGTGGATGATGGCCTTGATGTgaggaaagctgcttttgaatGCATGTACACactgctggaaagctgcctcGACCGACTGGATATCTACGAGTACCTGAACCACGTGGAGGATGGACTGAAGGATCACTATGACATTCGG ATGCTGACTTTCATCATGCTGGCTCGGCTGTCCACACTCTGCCCCAGTGCCGTGCTGCAGCGGCTTGAAAGGCTGGTTGAGCCACTTCGGGCAACCTGCTCCACAAAG GTTAAAGCTGGCTCTGTGAAGCAGGAGTTTGAGAAGCAGGACGAACTGAAGCGATCCGCCATGAGAGCCGTGGCTGCTCTCCTGACCATCCCTGAAGTAGAGAAAAGTCCAGTGATGGCTGAGTTTTCATCTCAGATCAGATCCAGTCCTGAAATGGCGTCGCTCTTTGAGAGCATTCAGAAGGATTCTGCCTCCCTCCCCACATCAGAGTCCATGGACATGAGCTAA
- the LOC136018236 gene encoding cullin-associated NEDD8-dissociated protein 1-like isoform X1, with the protein MAGASYHISSLLEKMTSTDKDFRFMATNDLMMELQKDSIKLDEDSEKKVVKMLLKLLEDKNGEVQNLAVKCLGPLVGKVKEYQVETIVDTLCTNMLSDKEQLRDISSIGLKTVISELPPTSTGSTMTANVCKKITAQLTGAIGKQEDVSVQLEALDILSDMLSRLGGTLYSFHSSILNCLLPQLTSPRLAVRKRAIIALGHLVLTCSGSIFSELTEHLLAELKRNESTSTTRTYIQCVAGISRQAGHRIGEHLEKIIPLIVQYCNVEDDELREYCFQAFESFVRRCPKEMDPHIPNVMGLCLKYITFDPNYNYDNEEEEEMMETENGEDEEQESDDEYSDDDDISWKVRRSAAKCLEAIVSSRHDLLQDFYKTLSPVLISRFKEREENVKADIFSAYISLLRQTLPIQSWLHVADASGKDDVPLRMLQNQVPNIVKALHKQLKEKSIKSRQGCFSLLTELANVLPGCLADHVPALIPAGIVFSLADKSSSSNMRIDTLSFLHVLLCNHQPEVFHPHIKSLLPPVVTCIGDPFYKITSEALLVTQQLVKVIRPLDKSCTFDAKPYVKDVFPGTLKRLKAADIDQEVKERAISCMGQIIYSLGDHLSTDLQPTLKVFLERLKNEITRLTTVKALTLIASSPLKIDLRPILGEGFPILASFLRKNQRALKLSTLTALDILVKNYSDSLKPAMIESVLTELPALITESDMHVSQVAVMFLTTLAQVYPSCISKISGSVLAEILQLIHSPLLQGGALNAIIDFFHALVLTKAAPVGYAELLKQLTAPIYCSGAATAPMLHKQAYYSVAKCVAALSSACPKEAPATVNRFIQDVKSPKSSSAVKVLAFLSLAEMGRTTNLSAQRELKTVILEAFTSSSEEVKSAASYALGSVSVGNLKEYLPFMLKEIGSQPKRQYLLLHSLKEVISASPADGLKPYVEDIWTLLFKHCECTEEGTRNVVAECLGKLTLVNPSELLPRLKNQLPSGSPHARSTVVTAVKFTIADQPQPIDALLKGCIGDFLKTLQDPDLNVRRVALALFNSAAHNKPSLIRDLLPAVLPSLYNETKVRRELIREVEMGPFKHTVDDGLDVRKAAFECMYTLLESCLDRLDIYEYLNHVEDGLKDHYDIRMLTFIMLARLSTLCPSAVLQRLERLVEPLRATCSTKVKAGSVKQEFEKQDELKRSAMRAVAALLTIPEVEKSPVMAEFSSQIRSSPEMASLFESIQKDSASLPTSESMDMS; encoded by the exons TCTGGGCCCGCTGGTTGGCAAGGTGAAGGAGTATCAGGTGGAAACCATCGTGGATACGCTGTGCACAAACATGTTGTCAGACAAGGAGCAGCTGCGGGATATCTCCAGCATTGGACTGAAAACAGTCATCTCTGAGCTGCCACCAACTTCTACAG GCTCCACCATGACAGCAAATGTGTGCAAAAAGATCACAGCCCAGTTGACAGGAGCCATTGGCAAGCAGGAGGATGTGTCCGTGCAGCTGGAGGCCCTTGACATCCTGTCAGATATGCTGAGCAG ACTAGGGGGAACACTCTACTCTTTCCATTCCTCCATCCTGAActgcctcctgccccagctgaCAAGCCCTAGGCTGGCAGTACGGAAAAGAGCCATCATTGCCTTGGGACATCTTGTCTTGACCTGCAGCGGAAGCATCTTCTCAGAGCTCACCGAGCATTTGCTTGCTGAGCTGAAGAGGAATGAGTCTACTTCTACTACGAGGACATACATTCAGTGTGTTGCTGGCATCAGCAGGCAGGCTGGACATCGCATAG GAGAACATCTGGAGAAGATAATTCCTCTGATTGTTCAGTACTGTAACGTGGAAGATGACGAGCTGAGAGAGTACTGCTTTCAGGCCTTTGAGTCTTTTGTGAGAAG GTGCCCAAAGGAAATGGACCCTCACATCCCTAATGTGATGGGGTTATGTTTGAAGTACATCACCTTTGACCCAAACTACAACTATGataatgaggaggaggaagagatgaTGGAAACTGAAAATGGGGAGGATGAAGAGCAAG aAAGCGATGACGAGTACAGTGATGATGATGACATCAGCTGGAAGGTCCGCAGGTCTGCAGCCAAGTGCCTGGAGGCCATCGTCAGCAGCAGGCATGACCTCCTGCAGGACTTCTACAAAACCCTTTCCCCAGTCTTGATAAGCAGATTCAAAGAGAGGGAGGAGAATGTTAAAGCTGACATCTTCAGTGCTTACATCTCCTTGCTGAGGCAAACGCTGCCCATCCAGAGCTGGCTGCATGTGGCTGATGCCTCTGGCAAAGATGATGTTCCTCTCAGGATGCTTCAGAACCAG GTTCCCAACATTGTCAAGGCCTTGCACAAGCAGCTCAAAGAAAAGAGCATCAAATCTCGACAGGGTTGTTTCAGCCTCCTGACAGAATTGGCCAATGTCCTTCCCGGTTGCCTGGCAGATCACGTCCCTGCACTCATCCCTG CAGGAATTGTTTTCTCCTTGGCTGATAAATCCAGCTCCTCCAACATGAGGATCGACACACTGTCCTTCCTTCATGTTCTTCTTTGCAACCATCAGCCGGAGGTATTCCATCCTCATATCAAAAGCCTGCTACCTCCTGTTGTGACCTGTATTGGAGACCCCTTTTATAAGATCACTTCAGAAGCCCTGCTGGTTACTCAGCAACTTGTGAAAGTTATCAGGCCGTTGGACAAATCCTGCACTTTTGATGCCAAGCCTTACGTGAAGGACGTTTTTCCTGGTACTCTGAAGCGGCTGAAGGCAGCTGACATTGACCAGGAGGTGAAGGAGCGTGCCATCTCCTGCATGGGACAGATTATTTACAGTCTAGGAGACCATTTAAGCACTGATCTCCAGCCAACCTTGAAGGTATTTCTAGAGAGGCTCAAAAATGAAATCACCAGATTGACAACAGTCAAGGCATTAACCTTAATTGCTAGCTCTCCACTTAAGATAGATTTGAGACCCATCCTAGGGGAAGGTTTCCCCATTCTAGCTTCCTTCTTGAGAAAGAATCAACGTGCCTTGAAGCTGAGCACCCTGACTGCCCTAGACATCCTGGTGAAGAACTACAGTGACAGCCTCAAGCCTGCCATGATAGAGTCTGTCCTGACAGAGCTCCCTGCTTTAATCACTGAGAGTGACATGCATGTTTCCCAGGTGGCTGTCATGTTCCTTACTACTTTAGCTCAGGTTTATCCCTCCTGCATCTCCAAGATCAGCGGCTCAGTTCTTGCTGAAATCCTGCAGCTCATCCATTCGCCTTTGCTTCAGGGAGGGGCTCTGAACGCCATCATAGACTTCTTCCACGCTCTGGTGCTGACGAAGGCGGCCCCCGTGGGGTATGCggagctgctgaagcagctgacTGCGCCCATTTACTGCTCCGGTGCAGCCACGGCTCCGATGTTACACAAACAGGCCTATTACTCTGTTGCGAAGTGTGTGGCAGCCCTGTCCTCAGCCTGCCCCAAGGAAGCCCCTGCGACAGTGAACCGGTTTATCCAGGATGTAAAGAGCCCCAagtccagctctgctgtgaaggTGCTGGCTTTCCTCTCGCTGGCAGAGATGGGGCGCACCACCAACCTCAGTGCTCAGCGGGAGCTCAAAACTGTCATCCTGGAAGCATTCACGTCCAGCAGCGAAGAGGTGAAATCCGCCGCTTCCTACGCGCTGGGGAGCGTCAGCGTTGGGAATCTTAAGGAGTATCTTCCCTTCATGCTGAAAGAGATCGGAAGCCAGCCCAAGAGGCAGTACCTCCTGCTGCACTCTCTGAAAGAAGTGATCAGTGCCTCCCCGGCCGATGGCCTCAAACCCTACGTGGAGGATATCTGGACTCTGCTTTTCAAGCACTGTGAGTGCACAGAGGAGGGGACGCGCAATGTGGTGGCCGAGTGCTTGGGGAAGCTGACTCTGGTGAATCCCTCCGAGCTGCTGCCCCGGCTGAAGAACCAGCTGCCATCAG GCTCTCCCCATGCCCGGAGCACAGTGGTGACTGCAGTCAAATTCACAATTGCAGACCAACCTCAGCCCATCGATGCTCTCCTGAAAGGCTGCATAG GTGACTTCTTAAAAACCCTCCAGGACCCGGACCTGAATGTTCGCCGCGTGGCTTTAGCCTTGTTTAATTCTGCTGCTCACAACAAACCGTCTCTAATCCGCGATCTGCTCCCTGCAGTTCTCCCCAGCCTGTACAACGAAACAAAGGTCCGACGGGAACTCATCCGGGAG GTAGAAATGGGGCCATTCAAGCACACGGTGGATGATGGCCTTGATGTgaggaaagctgcttttgaatGCATGTACACactgctggaaagctgcctcGACCGACTGGATATCTACGAGTACCTGAACCACGTGGAGGATGGACTGAAGGATCACTATGACATTCGG ATGCTGACTTTCATCATGCTGGCTCGGCTGTCCACACTCTGCCCCAGTGCCGTGCTGCAGCGGCTTGAAAGGCTGGTTGAGCCACTTCGGGCAACCTGCTCCACAAAG GTTAAAGCTGGCTCTGTGAAGCAGGAGTTTGAGAAGCAGGACGAACTGAAGCGATCCGCCATGAGAGCCGTGGCTGCTCTCCTGACCATCCCTGAAGTAGAGAAAAGTCCAGTGATGGCTGAGTTTTCATCTCAGATCAGATCCAGTCCTGAAATGGCGTCGCTCTTTGAGAGCATTCAGAAGGATTCTGCCTCCCTCCCCACATCAGAGTCCATGGACATGAGCTAA